In Haladaptatus cibarius D43, the sequence GAACGCGGCCAATCCGATTCCGCCTGCCGCTCCGGCGGCGAGTCGGCTGAGTTTCATACGTAGACAGGCGGGCCGGATTGGTTTATCCGTTGTGCCAGAAATCAGTGGTGTCCGATACAGTCATTCTCAACCGTGTCCGCGGAGTCAGTCGTGCACGCAGTCTTCGATAGGTGCGATTACGTCGGCGGCGACTGAGTAGGGGTCGGTTTCGCGCTCGTACACGGCTTCGACCAGTTCCGTCATACCGCCGTGTGACTCGATTTCTTCGGTGACGAGTCGGTTCGCATCCTCGCGCAGGAGCGCTCGGATTTCCTCGGCGTAGCGCGTACGAGCTTTCGCGTCGAGCATGCCCGTCTTTTCGAGCAGTTCGTGGTGTTCGTCGAGCAGGTCGATGAACTCTTCCACGCCCTCGCCTTCCTTCGCAACCGTCTCGATGACTTCCGGCGTCCAGTCGTAGCCCTCCACGTCGGCCCCGAACTCCGGCGTCGGTTCGTCGCCGCGCATGTGAACCATCTCTTTGAGGTCGGACACTGCGCGGTCGGCACCGGGGAGGTCTGCCTTGTTCACGACGAACACGTCCGCGATTTCGAGGATGCCCGCCTTGAGCATCTGAACGTTGTCGCCGCTCTCGGGCGGCACCAGCACCGCGACCGTATCCGCGGTTTTCACGATGTCGATTTCGTTCTGTCCCGCGCCGACCGTCTCCACGATGATTTTGTCCTTGCCGAACGCGTCGAGAGCTTTCACGGCGTCCGTCGTCGCGGTGGATAGACCGCCGAGACTGCCGCGAGCGCTCATCGACCGGAAGAACACGTCCATGTCGCCGACGTTGCTGGCCATGCGAATCCGGTCGCCGAGGACGGCCCCGCCGGTAAACGGCGAAGAGGGGTCGATTGCAATGACGCCTACCGTCTCGCCGCGGTCGCGGTAGTAGTTCGCTACCTTGTCCACGAGCGTGGATTTTCCCGCGCCGGGACTGCCGGTGACGCCGATAACGTCGGCGCTTCCGGTGTGGCCGTGGAGTGCCGAGACGAGTTCTCTGTAGCCCGGGTCGCGGTTCTCGATTTTCGTGATGACGCGGGCCAGCGCGCGGTGTTTTCCGTCGAGGAGTTCGTCCAACAGATCGGCGTGCTTCGCGCTCATCGTTCGGGCGCGTTTTCGCGGACGAACTCGATAGTCTCTTCCATCGGCGTGCCCGGACCGAACACCTCCGCGACGCCGAGTTCTTTGAGTTCCGCCTTGTCGTCGTCGGGGACGACACCGCCGACGAGGATGAGGGTATCCTCGAATGCGTCGTACTCTTTCAGCCCAGCGACGATTTTGGGGACGAGCGTGTCGTGTGCACCCGAGAGAATCGAGATTCCGAGGACGTTCACGTCCTCCTGCACCGCGGCCTGTACGATTTCGTCGGGGGCGTTGTGGAGTCCCGAGTAGATGACTTCG encodes:
- the meaB gene encoding methylmalonyl Co-A mutase-associated GTPase MeaB; this translates as MSAKHADLLDELLDGKHRALARVITKIENRDPGYRELVSALHGHTGSADVIGVTGSPGAGKSTLVDKVANYYRDRGETVGVIAIDPSSPFTGGAVLGDRIRMASNVGDMDVFFRSMSARGSLGGLSTATTDAVKALDAFGKDKIIVETVGAGQNEIDIVKTADTVAVLVPPESGDNVQMLKAGILEIADVFVVNKADLPGADRAVSDLKEMVHMRGDEPTPEFGADVEGYDWTPEVIETVAKEGEGVEEFIDLLDEHHELLEKTGMLDAKARTRYAEEIRALLREDANRLVTEEIESHGGMTELVEAVYERETDPYSVAADVIAPIEDCVHD
- a CDS encoding cobalamin B12-binding domain-containing protein, which produces MSADQESQSIRCLVAKVGLDGHDRGAHVIARAFRDAGFEVIYSGLHNAPDEIVQAAVQEDVNVLGISILSGAHDTLVPKIVAGLKEYDAFEDTLILVGGVVPDDDKAELKELGVAEVFGPGTPMEETIEFVRENAPER